In Carya illinoinensis cultivar Pawnee chromosome 7, C.illinoinensisPawnee_v1, whole genome shotgun sequence, the following are encoded in one genomic region:
- the LOC122317381 gene encoding aspartyl protease family protein At5g10770-like — MAINTISSSFPRLFLVCALACLCSLKALGFASEGRETIEKNLLHHTHTVQVSSLLPSTICTPSTKGPHRKGSLKVVHKNGPCSQLNQDKTKIPTDVEILEQDQLRAEFIQYSRHSKRLGGKVLRRKSESKGSANIPANLGRSFRTNNYIVTVGLGTPKRSLTLAFDTGSDLTWTQCQPCAGSCYDQDDVIFNPSHSSTYTNITCSSPLCSQLLSATGNRPACSSSTCVYGVLYGDRSFSLGFFGKEKLTLTDKDVFQNFLFGCGQDNEGLFGAIAGLLGLGRDKFSLVEQTANRYGRIFSYCLPSTSSSTGHLTFGEGSDKASKAIKFSPFSKSYSKSSFYGLDLLGIRVAGNKLAIPPSVFSTAGLVIDSGTTLTYLPPTVYNALRTAFRQAMKNYTMGEPFSILDTCYDFSSRKTVYIPRIVFSFSGGVDVEVDKSGVLLVRNLSQVCLAFTGNKNANDTAIFGNTQQKTLEVVYDVGRSRIGFAPGGC, encoded by the exons ATGGCCATCAATACCATTTCCTCCTCGTTTCCAAGGCTTTTCCTCGTTTGTGCTCTTGCATGTCTTTGTTCTTTGAAGGCGCTTGGATTTGCCTCTGAAGGAAGAGAGACAATAGAGAAGAACCTTCTTCACCACACTCATACCGTTCAAGTCAGCTCTCTACTACCATCAACTATTTGCACCCCTTCTACCAAAG GTCCTCATAGAAAGGGGTCCTTGAAAGTGGTACACAAGAATGGTCCATGCTCTCAACTTAACcaagacaaaacaaaaattccCACCGACGTTGAAATTCTGGAGCAAGACCAATTAAGGGCGGAGTTTATTCAATATTCCAGGCACTCCAAGAGGTTGGGCGGCAAGGTTCTGAGGAGGAAGTCAGAGTCAAAGGGCTCCGCCAATATCCCAGCCAATTTAGGCAGATCTTTCCGCACTAACAACTACATTGTGACGGTCGGCCTGGGTACACCGAAAAGGAGCTTGACGCTCGCATTTGACACCGGTAGCGACCTCACCTGGACTCAGTGTCAGCCTTGCGCCGGGTCCTGCTACGACCAAGACGATGTCATCTTCAACCCTTCTCATTCCTCGACTTACACCAATATTACCTGTAGCTCTCCGTTGTGCTCTCAGCTCCTTTCTGCCACAG GAAATCGACCCGCTTGCTCTTCCTCAACATGCGTATACGGTGTACTGTATGGCGACCGGTCGTTTTCGCTGGGATTTTTTGGTAAAGAAAAGTTAACCTTAACAGATAAGGACGTGTTCCAAAATTTCCTATTCGGCTGCGGTCAAGATAACGAAGGCCTGTTCGGCGCCATTGCGGGGTTGCTCGGCCTCGGCCGCGACAAGTTCTCCTTAGTCGAACAAACTGCAAATAGGTACGGCCGCATCTTCTCCTACTGCCTTCCCTCGACCTCCAGCTCAACAGGGCACCTCACTTTCGGGGAAGGCTCTGACAAAGCTTCGAAGGCCATAAAGTTCTCCCCCTTCTCGAAATCATACTCCAAATCGTCGTTTTACGGCCTAGACTTGCTTGGAATCAGGGTCGCAGGAAATAAGCTAGCGATCCCGCCTTCGGTTTTCTCGACTGCAGGGTTGGTCATCGACTCTGGGACAACCTTGACATACTTACCGCCCACGGTGTACAATGCGTTGAGGACGGCGTTCCGACAGGCGATGAAGAACTATACGATGGGTGAGCCTTTTTCGATACTCGACACCTGCTACGACTTCAGCAGTCGCAAAACCGTTTACATACCGAGGATAGTCTTCTCCTTCAGCGGTGGCGTCGACGTGGAAGTGGACAAGTCCGGGGTGTTACTTGTTCGAAACCTTTCTCAGGTTTGCTTGGCTTTTACTGGGAACAAGAATGCCAATGACACGGCGATATTTGGGAATACTCAACAGAAGACGTTGGAGGTGGTGTACGATGTTGGCAGAAGCAGGATTGGGTTTGCTCCTGGTGGTTGTTAA